A stretch of Candidatus Neomarinimicrobiota bacterium DNA encodes these proteins:
- a CDS encoding DUF4243 domain-containing protein, with the protein MSDVFDEALKMLAGRAPEYGEGQPNSGATVAASMVTMQQGHAVVPWLRDYMGRLESMPAPGSPIRRDNWRQALGQRSRATDWADFFQRELQQTTWRQVVSDWISKLAPGLSGGGGHALLRTAAVLANLAAEESDLRKLELGHALGYWASRYLKLPGIVGSATGGNLAPAEALTRIKWQHKDRPRRFKGLGAGLQGLAGFPSFVGVVNLIAIPDDPLALIPQITEAMTRVYLAHSHDEEKLLACIQGVAVASALRSIAPHLPPTGVAPLLRYGWQFAGAIYTIYGRANPVESWDQPEPVRADLFERAVATGHEHAILFVGACLREYEQEPNPVYLAAAGDAVNRLAKGDRYGE; encoded by the coding sequence ATGTCGGACGTGTTCGACGAAGCATTGAAAATGCTCGCGGGTAGGGCCCCGGAGTACGGCGAGGGCCAGCCCAACAGCGGTGCCACTGTGGCGGCCTCAATGGTGACGATGCAGCAGGGCCATGCGGTCGTGCCATGGTTAAGGGACTACATGGGGCGGCTGGAATCCATGCCTGCACCCGGCAGTCCCATCAGACGGGACAACTGGCGGCAGGCGCTGGGGCAGAGGTCCCGGGCCACTGATTGGGCCGATTTTTTCCAGCGGGAACTACAGCAGACTACCTGGCGGCAAGTGGTCAGCGATTGGATTTCCAAGCTTGCGCCAGGGCTCTCAGGGGGCGGCGGGCACGCGCTGCTACGCACCGCAGCAGTGCTGGCAAACCTGGCTGCTGAGGAGTCCGATCTGCGCAAGCTTGAACTGGGCCACGCCCTGGGCTATTGGGCCAGTCGCTATTTGAAGCTGCCCGGCATCGTGGGCAGCGCCACCGGCGGAAATCTTGCTCCTGCCGAGGCGCTGACGCGCATCAAATGGCAACACAAGGACCGCCCGCGCCGCTTCAAAGGGCTAGGTGCAGGGCTGCAGGGGCTGGCGGGATTCCCATCGTTCGTGGGTGTGGTTAATTTGATTGCCATCCCCGACGATCCGCTCGCACTCATCCCGCAGATCACCGAAGCCATGACCCGTGTTTACCTGGCCCACAGCCACGATGAAGAGAAATTGCTGGCTTGCATCCAGGGCGTCGCGGTCGCGAGTGCCCTGCGCTCCATCGCCCCCCATCTCCCCCCTACCGGTGTGGCCCCCCTACTGCGGTATGGCTGGCAATTTGCCGGCGCTATCTACACCATCTATGGCCGGGCGAACCCCGTGGAGTCGTGGGACCAGCCCGAGCCAGTCCGGGCCGACCTGTTCGAGCGGGCAGTGGCAACGGGCCACGAGCACGCGATCCTATTTGTGGGGGCTTGCCTGCGGGAATATGAGCAGGAGCCCAATCCGGTATATCTGGCTGCTGCCGGGGATGCGGTGAACCGGCTGGCTAAAGGGGATCGCTACGGCGAATAG
- a CDS encoding GNAT family N-acetyltransferase encodes MTDSVKKRVSLVPLADEHVDQLVRWRAQPEAQQHQPLSLLEEDQLLLYIKNKQPSKFADLVDRDYVLIIWDEELDRGVGWVTLEILSRVHGLARIGYTISKEHWGQGYATAAVKTIARQLFSETPIERIEADVSIRNPASRRVLEKCGFAYLGLKRKYLIIRGERVDHDNFELLKEDWEQ; translated from the coding sequence GTGACTGACTCCGTGAAAAAGCGTGTCAGCCTGGTACCCCTTGCCGATGAGCATGTAGATCAACTTGTCCGGTGGCGAGCCCAGCCCGAGGCTCAGCAGCATCAACCGCTTTCCCTGCTGGAGGAAGACCAACTCCTGCTCTACATAAAAAACAAGCAGCCCAGCAAGTTCGCCGACCTAGTCGACAGGGATTACGTTCTCATCATATGGGATGAGGAACTGGATCGGGGTGTAGGCTGGGTAACGCTGGAAATTCTGTCACGCGTGCATGGGCTGGCACGCATCGGGTACACGATCAGCAAAGAGCACTGGGGCCAGGGTTATGCAACGGCGGCGGTGAAGACCATTGCCCGCCAGCTGTTCAGCGAAACTCCGATAGAACGCATCGAAGCAGATGTTTCCATCCGTAATCCGGCCTCTCGCAGAGTGCTGGAAAAGTGTGGCTTCGCTTACCTGGGGCTCAAGCGCAAATACCTTATAATTCGGGGGGAGCGGGTCGACCACGATAACTTCGAACTGCTCAAGGAAGACTGGGAGCAGTGA
- a CDS encoding HAD family phosphatase → MIRAVIFDLDGVVVDSEPLYQEAEERLFREEGITIPLEDWKYFRGVSEQRFYELARERYHVSLPVDELRSRGREYIFTLFKERLKFMPGFVDLHRDLEGRVLLGLVTSSPGEIYSWVERRLGLERCFQEVIYGGMTTHSKPHPEPYEMMMRRLAVMPWETVVVEDSIPGLISAWAAGAWTIALTGSVPEEDMPPAHAIVHSLADLSLQSILDLGGSPLATRPGVAAAGEAAKPPVGRRMPFR, encoded by the coding sequence GTGATCAGAGCTGTCATATTTGATCTGGACGGCGTGGTAGTGGACTCTGAGCCCCTTTACCAGGAGGCGGAGGAGCGCCTGTTCCGGGAGGAAGGCATCACCATTCCGCTCGAAGACTGGAAGTATTTCCGCGGGGTCAGCGAGCAGCGCTTCTACGAATTGGCCCGGGAGCGCTACCACGTTTCCCTACCCGTGGATGAACTGCGTAGCAGAGGACGGGAGTATATTTTTACTCTGTTCAAGGAGCGACTCAAATTCATGCCTGGTTTCGTCGATCTCCATCGCGATCTGGAGGGTCGGGTCCTGCTAGGGCTGGTCACCTCCTCGCCAGGGGAAATTTACAGTTGGGTGGAGCGGCGGCTAGGGCTTGAGCGCTGTTTCCAGGAGGTGATCTACGGCGGTATGACGACACATTCAAAACCCCACCCCGAGCCATATGAGATGATGATGCGGCGCCTCGCAGTCATGCCCTGGGAAACCGTCGTGGTTGAGGATTCCATTCCTGGCCTGATCTCCGCGTGGGCGGCGGGCGCCTGGACCATCGCACTTACCGGATCAGTCCCAGAGGAAGATATGCCGCCTGCCCATGCCATCGTCCACTCACTTGCCGACCTATCGCTGCAGTCCATTCTGGATCTGGGTGGCTCGCCACTCGCCACAAGGCCAGGCGTTGCTGCCGCAGGCGAGGCGGCCAAACCGCCCGTTGGCCGTCGCATGCCGTTTCGATGA